In Tamandua tetradactyla isolate mTamTet1 chromosome 7, mTamTet1.pri, whole genome shotgun sequence, the following are encoded in one genomic region:
- the KCNA5 gene encoding potassium voltage-gated channel subfamily A member 5 produces MEIALLPLENGGAMTIIGGGEARAGCGQATGGELQCSPTAGLSDGTKEPEPRGRSAQRGADSGARPLPPLPQELLQPRQPSPEDEEAEGDPALGMAESRALGVGSLHHQRVLINISGLRFETQLGTLAQFPNTLLGDPAKRLRYFDPLRNEYFFDRNRPSFDGILYYYQSGGRLRRPVNVSLDVFADEIRFYQLGDEAMERFREDEGFIKEEEKPLPRNEFQRQVWLIFEYPESSGSARAIAIVSVLVILISIITFCLETLPEFRDEREQLRHPPGPHQPPGPTPGLNSSGAIAHSPGPTVAPLLPRTLADPFFIVETTCVIWFTFELLVRFFACPSKAEFSRNIMNIIDVVAIFPYFITLGTELAEQQPGGGGGGQNGQQAMSLAILRVIRLVRVFRIFKLSRHSKGLQILGKTLQASMRELGLLIFFLFIGVILFSSAVYFAEADNQETHFSSIPDAFWWAVVTMTTVGYGDMIPITVGGKIVGSLCAIAGVLTIALPVPVIVSNFNYFYHRETEQEEQAALKEEQGGQGQGTRLDDANQRKASWNKGTLCKAGGSLENTEGAPRGSCPLEKCNLKAKSNVDLRRSLYALCLDTSRETDL; encoded by the coding sequence ATGGAGATCGCCCTGTTGCCCCTGGAGAACGGCGGGGCCATGACCATCATAGGAGGAGGTGAGGCCCGCGCGGGCTGTGGCCAGGCCACAGGGGGAGAGCTCCAGTGCTCCCCGACGGCTGGGCTCAGCGATGGGACCAAAGAGCCGGAGCCTAGAGGGCGCAGCGCGCAGAGAGGCGCGGACTCGGGGGCGCGGCCCTTGCCACCGCTGCCTCAGGAGCTGCTGCAGCCTAGACAGCCGTCTCCGGAGGACGAGGAAGCAGAAGGCGACCCTGCTCTGGGCATGGCAGAGAGCCGGGCTCTGGGCGTGGGGTCCCTTCACCACCAGCGCGTCCTCATAAACATCTCTGGGCTGCGCTTTGAGACGCAGCTGGGCACCCTGGCGCAGTTCCCCAATACTCTCCTGGGGGACCCGGCCAAGCGCCTGCGCTACTTCGACCCCCTGAGGAACGAGTACTTCTTCGACCGCAACCGGCCCAGCTTCGATGGCATCCTCTACTACTACCAGTCGGGGGGCCGCCTGAGGAGGCCGGTCAACGTCTCCCTTGACGTGTTTGCAGATGAGATCCGCTTCTACCAGCTGGGGGACGAGGCCATGGAGCGCTTCCGGGAAGATGAGGGCTTCATTAAAGAAGAGGAGAAGCCCTTGCCCCGCAACGAATTCCAACGACAGGTGTGGCTGATCTTCGAATATCCAGAAAGTTCCGGGTCGGCGCGTGCCATCGCCATCGTCTCGGTCTTGGTCATTCTCATCTCTATCATCACCTTCTGCTTGGAGACTCTGCCCGAGTTCAGGGATGAGCGCGAGCAGCTCCGCCATCCCCCTGGGCCCCACCAGCCTCCTGGGCCCACCCCTGGCCTCAACAGCAGTGGGGCCATAGCACACTCCCCTGGCCCCACGGTGGCGCCCCTCCTGCCTAGGACCCTGGCCGACCCCTTCTTCATTGTGGAGACCACGTGTGTCATCTGGTTCACCTTCGAGCTGCTAGTGCGCTTCTTTGCCTGCCCCAGCAAGGCAGAGTTCTCTCGGAACATCATGAACATCATCGACGTGGTGGCCATCTTCCCCTACTTCATCACCCTGGGCACCGAGCTGGCAGAGCAGCAGCCAGGGGGCGGCGGTGGAGGCCAGAATGGGCAGCAGGCCATGTCCCTGGCCATCCTCCGGGTGATCCGCCTGGTCCGGGTGTTCCGCATCTTCAAGCTCTCGCGCCACTCCAAGGGGCTGCAGATCCTGGGCAAGACCTTGCAGGCCTCCATGCGGGAGCTGGGCCTGctcatcttcttcctcttcatcgGAGTCATCCTCTTCTCCAGCGCCGTCTACTTCGCTGAGGCCGACAACCAGGAGACCCACTTCTCCAGCATCCCGGATGCCTTCTGGTGGGCGGTGGTCACCATGACCACGGTGGGCTATGGGGACATGATACCCATCACGGTCGGGGGTAAGATCGTGGGCTCGCTGTGTGCCATCGCCGGGGTCCTCACCATCGCCCTGCCTGTGCCCGTCATCGTCTCCAACTTCAACTACTTCTACCACCGCGAGACGGAGCAGGAGGAGCAGGCAGCTCTTAAGGAGGAGCAGGGCGGCCAGGGCCAGGGAACCAGGCTGGACGATGCAAACCAGCGGAAGGCCAGCTGGAACAAGGGGACCCTCTGCAAAGCTGGGGGGTCCCTGGAGAACACCGAGGGAGCCCCGAGGGGCAGCTGTCCCCTGGAGAAGTGTAACCTCAAGGCCAAGAGCAACGTGGACTTACGGAGGTCCCTATATGCCCTGTGTCTGGACACCAGCCGGGAAACTGATTTGTGA